From Bufo gargarizans isolate SCDJY-AF-19 chromosome 10, ASM1485885v1, whole genome shotgun sequence, the proteins below share one genomic window:
- the KCNA4 gene encoding potassium voltage-gated channel subfamily A member 4 isoform X3: MEVAMVSAESSGCSSHLPYGYAQARARERERLAHSRAAPASNINSSNSSGGGGGGGNAKRAPQPEQQAASQRRKKGGNRRKYWPLGGCHRWRSRHYQAGNECGSGGAGGGGEEDGGTFPSELAPCGSEEMMLREEEEEEEDEEQKFYLCGGGGGEESSRDRSPGYHPVYSEFECCERVVINVSGLRFETQLKTLSQFPETLLGDAEKRMRYFDPLRNEYFFDRNRPSFDAILYYYQSGGRLKRPVNVPFDIFSEEVKFYELGEEALLKYREDEGFVKEEEKRLPENEFKRQVWLLFEYPESSGPARGIAIVSVLVILISIVIFCLETLPEFRDDKDSLLPPLGSRGSSDEFGAYNGTLWAPESGHTAFNDPFFIVETVCIVWFSFEFAVRLFACPSKPGFFRDIMNIIDIVSILPYFITLGTELGNQPQQHQQQQQQHPLQGTGQQQQAMSFAILRIIRLVRVFRIFKLSRHSKGLQILGHTLRASMRELGLLIFFLFIGVILFSSAVYFAEADEPTTHFHSIPDAFWWAVVTMTTVGYGDMKPITVGGKIVGSLCAIAGVLTIALPVPVIVSNFNYFYHRETENEEQTPLAASSSSCPYLPTTLLKKLRSSSSSSLQDKSEYLEMEEGLKESLCVRDKSTQGNGNETIKYNCVNLKTLETDV, translated from the exons ATGGAGGTTGCCATGGTGAGCGCGGAAAGCTCCGGCTGCAGCAGCCACCTGCCCTACGGGTACGCGCAAGCTCGCGCCCGAGAGCGGGAACGCCTGGCGCACTCCCGcgc CGCCCCCGCCTCCAATATCaacagtagtaatagtagtggtggcggcggcggcggcgggaacGCCAAGCGCGCCCCCCAGCCCGAGCAACAAGCAGCATCTCAGAGGAGGAAGAAAGGAGGAAACCGGCGCAAGTACTGGCCTCTGGGCGGCTGCCACAGGTGGAGGAGCCGGCACTACCAAGCGGGCAACGAATGCGGCAGCGGAGGCgccggcggaggaggagaagaagacggAGGCACCTTCCCCTCGGAGCTGGCTCCTTGCGGCTCTGAGGAGATGATGCTgagggaagaagaagaggaggaggaggatgaagagcagAAGTTCTACCTGTgtggcggcggcggcggagaggAGAGCAGCCGGGACCGGAGCCCCGGTTACCACCCGGTGTACAGCGAGTTCGAGTGCTGCGAGCGGGTCGTCATTAACGTGTCCGGGCTGCGCTTCGAAACGCAGCTCAAGACGCTGTCGCAGTTCCCGGAGACGCTGCTCGGTGACGCCGAAAAGAGGATGCGTTATTTCGACCCGCTCCGAAACGAGTACTTTTTCGATCGAAACCGACCTAGTTTTGACGCCATCCTCTACTACTACCAGTCGGGGGGGAGGCTGAAGAGACCGGTCAACGTCCCCTTCGACATCTTCTCGGAGGAGGTGAAGTTCTACGAGCTGGGGGAGGAAGCGCTGCTCAAATACCGGGAGGACGAAGGGTTCgtcaaggaggaggagaagcggctgCCGGAGAACGAATTCAAGAGGCAAGTGTGGCTGCTGTTCGAGTACCCGGAGAGCTCCGGGCCGGCCCGGGGCATCGCCATCGTCTCCGTGCTGGTCATCCTCATCTCCATCGTCATCTTCTGCCTGGAGACCTTACCTGAGTTCAGGGATGACAAGGACAGCCTGCTGCCCCCGCTGGGCTCTCGGGGGAGTTCGGATGAGTTCGGGGCTTACAATGGCACCCTGTGGGCACCGGAGAGCGGGCACACCGCCTTCAATGACCCCTTCTTCATCGTGGAGACTGTGTGCATCGTGTGGTTCTCCTTTGAGTTTGCAGTGAGGCTCTTCGCCTGTCCCAGTAAACCTGGCTTTTTCAGGGACATCATGAACATCATAGACATTGTGTCCATCCTGCCTTACTTCATCACCTTGGGCACTGAGCTTGGCAATCAGCCCCAGCAGcatcaacagcagcagcagcagcaccccCTGCAGGGCACTGGGCAGCAACAGCAGGCCATGTCCTTTGCCATCCTGAGAATAATCCGCCTGGTCAGGGTCTTCCGAATCTTCAAGCTGTCCAGGCACTCCAAGGGTCTGCAGATCTTGGGGCACACCCTGAGGGCCAGCATGAGAGAACTTGGGCTTCTCATCTTCTTCCTCTTCATCGGGGTCATCCTCTTCTCCAGCGCCGTCTACTTCGCTGAGGCCGACGAGCCCACCACGCACTTCCATAGCATCCCGGATGCCTTCTGGTGGGCGGTGGTCACCATGACCACGGTCGGTTACGGAGATATGAAACCCATCACGGTGGGGGGAAAGATAGTTGGTTCCCTGTGTGCCATCGCCGGGGTGTTGACCATCGCCTTACCCGTGCCAGTCATCGTCTCCAATTTTAACTATTTCTACCACAGGGAGACGGAGAACGAGGAGCAGACGCCCTTGGCGGCCAGCAGCTCCAGCTGCCCATACTTGCCCACCACTTTGCTGAAGAAGTTGAGGAGCTCGTCCTCTTCCTCTCTCCAGGACAAGTCAGAGTATCTGGAGATGGAAGAAGGGCTCAAGGAGTCTCTGTGCGTCAGGGACAAGTCCACCCAGGGCAATGGCAATGAGACCATTAAGTATAACTGTGTGAATTTAAAGACGCTGGAGACCGATGtgtga
- the KCNA4 gene encoding potassium voltage-gated channel subfamily A member 4 isoform X1, giving the protein MEVAMVSAESSGCSSHLPYGYAQARARERERLAHSRAQQQQQQQQQQQAEGGNAGGVACQSSGRAPASNINSSNSSGGGGGGGNAKRAPQPEQQAASQRRKKGGNRRKYWPLGGCHRWRSRHYQAGNECGSGGAGGGGEEDGGTFPSELAPCGSEEMMLREEEEEEEDEEQKFYLCGGGGGEESSRDRSPGYHPVYSEFECCERVVINVSGLRFETQLKTLSQFPETLLGDAEKRMRYFDPLRNEYFFDRNRPSFDAILYYYQSGGRLKRPVNVPFDIFSEEVKFYELGEEALLKYREDEGFVKEEEKRLPENEFKRQVWLLFEYPESSGPARGIAIVSVLVILISIVIFCLETLPEFRDDKDSLLPPLGSRGSSDEFGAYNGTLWAPESGHTAFNDPFFIVETVCIVWFSFEFAVRLFACPSKPGFFRDIMNIIDIVSILPYFITLGTELGNQPQQHQQQQQQHPLQGTGQQQQAMSFAILRIIRLVRVFRIFKLSRHSKGLQILGHTLRASMRELGLLIFFLFIGVILFSSAVYFAEADEPTTHFHSIPDAFWWAVVTMTTVGYGDMKPITVGGKIVGSLCAIAGVLTIALPVPVIVSNFNYFYHRETENEEQTPLAASSSSCPYLPTTLLKKLRSSSSSSLQDKSEYLEMEEGLKESLCVRDKSTQGNGNETIKYNCVNLKTLETDV; this is encoded by the coding sequence ATGGAGGTTGCCATGGTGAGCGCGGAAAGCTCCGGCTGCAGCAGCCACCTGCCCTACGGGTACGCGCAAGCTCGCGCCCGAGAGCGGGAACGCCTGGCGCACTCCCGcgctcagcagcagcagcagcaacagcagcagcagcaagccGAAGGCGGGAACGCGGGGGGCGTGGCTTGTCAATCCTCTGGGCGCGCCCCCGCCTCCAATATCaacagtagtaatagtagtggtggcggcggcggcggcgggaacGCCAAGCGCGCCCCCCAGCCCGAGCAACAAGCAGCATCTCAGAGGAGGAAGAAAGGAGGAAACCGGCGCAAGTACTGGCCTCTGGGCGGCTGCCACAGGTGGAGGAGCCGGCACTACCAAGCGGGCAACGAATGCGGCAGCGGAGGCgccggcggaggaggagaagaagacggAGGCACCTTCCCCTCGGAGCTGGCTCCTTGCGGCTCTGAGGAGATGATGCTgagggaagaagaagaggaggaggaggatgaagagcagAAGTTCTACCTGTgtggcggcggcggcggagaggAGAGCAGCCGGGACCGGAGCCCCGGTTACCACCCGGTGTACAGCGAGTTCGAGTGCTGCGAGCGGGTCGTCATTAACGTGTCCGGGCTGCGCTTCGAAACGCAGCTCAAGACGCTGTCGCAGTTCCCGGAGACGCTGCTCGGTGACGCCGAAAAGAGGATGCGTTATTTCGACCCGCTCCGAAACGAGTACTTTTTCGATCGAAACCGACCTAGTTTTGACGCCATCCTCTACTACTACCAGTCGGGGGGGAGGCTGAAGAGACCGGTCAACGTCCCCTTCGACATCTTCTCGGAGGAGGTGAAGTTCTACGAGCTGGGGGAGGAAGCGCTGCTCAAATACCGGGAGGACGAAGGGTTCgtcaaggaggaggagaagcggctgCCGGAGAACGAATTCAAGAGGCAAGTGTGGCTGCTGTTCGAGTACCCGGAGAGCTCCGGGCCGGCCCGGGGCATCGCCATCGTCTCCGTGCTGGTCATCCTCATCTCCATCGTCATCTTCTGCCTGGAGACCTTACCTGAGTTCAGGGATGACAAGGACAGCCTGCTGCCCCCGCTGGGCTCTCGGGGGAGTTCGGATGAGTTCGGGGCTTACAATGGCACCCTGTGGGCACCGGAGAGCGGGCACACCGCCTTCAATGACCCCTTCTTCATCGTGGAGACTGTGTGCATCGTGTGGTTCTCCTTTGAGTTTGCAGTGAGGCTCTTCGCCTGTCCCAGTAAACCTGGCTTTTTCAGGGACATCATGAACATCATAGACATTGTGTCCATCCTGCCTTACTTCATCACCTTGGGCACTGAGCTTGGCAATCAGCCCCAGCAGcatcaacagcagcagcagcagcaccccCTGCAGGGCACTGGGCAGCAACAGCAGGCCATGTCCTTTGCCATCCTGAGAATAATCCGCCTGGTCAGGGTCTTCCGAATCTTCAAGCTGTCCAGGCACTCCAAGGGTCTGCAGATCTTGGGGCACACCCTGAGGGCCAGCATGAGAGAACTTGGGCTTCTCATCTTCTTCCTCTTCATCGGGGTCATCCTCTTCTCCAGCGCCGTCTACTTCGCTGAGGCCGACGAGCCCACCACGCACTTCCATAGCATCCCGGATGCCTTCTGGTGGGCGGTGGTCACCATGACCACGGTCGGTTACGGAGATATGAAACCCATCACGGTGGGGGGAAAGATAGTTGGTTCCCTGTGTGCCATCGCCGGGGTGTTGACCATCGCCTTACCCGTGCCAGTCATCGTCTCCAATTTTAACTATTTCTACCACAGGGAGACGGAGAACGAGGAGCAGACGCCCTTGGCGGCCAGCAGCTCCAGCTGCCCATACTTGCCCACCACTTTGCTGAAGAAGTTGAGGAGCTCGTCCTCTTCCTCTCTCCAGGACAAGTCAGAGTATCTGGAGATGGAAGAAGGGCTCAAGGAGTCTCTGTGCGTCAGGGACAAGTCCACCCAGGGCAATGGCAATGAGACCATTAAGTATAACTGTGTGAATTTAAAGACGCTGGAGACCGATGtgtga
- the KCNA4 gene encoding potassium voltage-gated channel subfamily A member 4 isoform X2 has product MEVAMVSAESSGCSSHLPYGYAQARARERERLAHSRAQQQQQQQHSNSSGGGGGGGNAKRAPQPEQQAASQRRKKGGNRRKYWPLGGCHRWRSRHYQAGNECGSGGAGGGGEEDGGTFPSELAPCGSEEMMLREEEEEEEDEEQKFYLCGGGGGEESSRDRSPGYHPVYSEFECCERVVINVSGLRFETQLKTLSQFPETLLGDAEKRMRYFDPLRNEYFFDRNRPSFDAILYYYQSGGRLKRPVNVPFDIFSEEVKFYELGEEALLKYREDEGFVKEEEKRLPENEFKRQVWLLFEYPESSGPARGIAIVSVLVILISIVIFCLETLPEFRDDKDSLLPPLGSRGSSDEFGAYNGTLWAPESGHTAFNDPFFIVETVCIVWFSFEFAVRLFACPSKPGFFRDIMNIIDIVSILPYFITLGTELGNQPQQHQQQQQQHPLQGTGQQQQAMSFAILRIIRLVRVFRIFKLSRHSKGLQILGHTLRASMRELGLLIFFLFIGVILFSSAVYFAEADEPTTHFHSIPDAFWWAVVTMTTVGYGDMKPITVGGKIVGSLCAIAGVLTIALPVPVIVSNFNYFYHRETENEEQTPLAASSSSCPYLPTTLLKKLRSSSSSSLQDKSEYLEMEEGLKESLCVRDKSTQGNGNETIKYNCVNLKTLETDV; this is encoded by the exons ATGGAGGTTGCCATGGTGAGCGCGGAAAGCTCCGGCTGCAGCAGCCACCTGCCCTACGGGTACGCGCAAGCTCGCGCCCGAGAGCGGGAACGCCTGGCGCACTCCCGcgctcagcagcagcagcagcaacagca tagtaatagtagtggtggcggcggcggcggcgggaacGCCAAGCGCGCCCCCCAGCCCGAGCAACAAGCAGCATCTCAGAGGAGGAAGAAAGGAGGAAACCGGCGCAAGTACTGGCCTCTGGGCGGCTGCCACAGGTGGAGGAGCCGGCACTACCAAGCGGGCAACGAATGCGGCAGCGGAGGCgccggcggaggaggagaagaagacggAGGCACCTTCCCCTCGGAGCTGGCTCCTTGCGGCTCTGAGGAGATGATGCTgagggaagaagaagaggaggaggaggatgaagagcagAAGTTCTACCTGTgtggcggcggcggcggagaggAGAGCAGCCGGGACCGGAGCCCCGGTTACCACCCGGTGTACAGCGAGTTCGAGTGCTGCGAGCGGGTCGTCATTAACGTGTCCGGGCTGCGCTTCGAAACGCAGCTCAAGACGCTGTCGCAGTTCCCGGAGACGCTGCTCGGTGACGCCGAAAAGAGGATGCGTTATTTCGACCCGCTCCGAAACGAGTACTTTTTCGATCGAAACCGACCTAGTTTTGACGCCATCCTCTACTACTACCAGTCGGGGGGGAGGCTGAAGAGACCGGTCAACGTCCCCTTCGACATCTTCTCGGAGGAGGTGAAGTTCTACGAGCTGGGGGAGGAAGCGCTGCTCAAATACCGGGAGGACGAAGGGTTCgtcaaggaggaggagaagcggctgCCGGAGAACGAATTCAAGAGGCAAGTGTGGCTGCTGTTCGAGTACCCGGAGAGCTCCGGGCCGGCCCGGGGCATCGCCATCGTCTCCGTGCTGGTCATCCTCATCTCCATCGTCATCTTCTGCCTGGAGACCTTACCTGAGTTCAGGGATGACAAGGACAGCCTGCTGCCCCCGCTGGGCTCTCGGGGGAGTTCGGATGAGTTCGGGGCTTACAATGGCACCCTGTGGGCACCGGAGAGCGGGCACACCGCCTTCAATGACCCCTTCTTCATCGTGGAGACTGTGTGCATCGTGTGGTTCTCCTTTGAGTTTGCAGTGAGGCTCTTCGCCTGTCCCAGTAAACCTGGCTTTTTCAGGGACATCATGAACATCATAGACATTGTGTCCATCCTGCCTTACTTCATCACCTTGGGCACTGAGCTTGGCAATCAGCCCCAGCAGcatcaacagcagcagcagcagcaccccCTGCAGGGCACTGGGCAGCAACAGCAGGCCATGTCCTTTGCCATCCTGAGAATAATCCGCCTGGTCAGGGTCTTCCGAATCTTCAAGCTGTCCAGGCACTCCAAGGGTCTGCAGATCTTGGGGCACACCCTGAGGGCCAGCATGAGAGAACTTGGGCTTCTCATCTTCTTCCTCTTCATCGGGGTCATCCTCTTCTCCAGCGCCGTCTACTTCGCTGAGGCCGACGAGCCCACCACGCACTTCCATAGCATCCCGGATGCCTTCTGGTGGGCGGTGGTCACCATGACCACGGTCGGTTACGGAGATATGAAACCCATCACGGTGGGGGGAAAGATAGTTGGTTCCCTGTGTGCCATCGCCGGGGTGTTGACCATCGCCTTACCCGTGCCAGTCATCGTCTCCAATTTTAACTATTTCTACCACAGGGAGACGGAGAACGAGGAGCAGACGCCCTTGGCGGCCAGCAGCTCCAGCTGCCCATACTTGCCCACCACTTTGCTGAAGAAGTTGAGGAGCTCGTCCTCTTCCTCTCTCCAGGACAAGTCAGAGTATCTGGAGATGGAAGAAGGGCTCAAGGAGTCTCTGTGCGTCAGGGACAAGTCCACCCAGGGCAATGGCAATGAGACCATTAAGTATAACTGTGTGAATTTAAAGACGCTGGAGACCGATGtgtga